DNA from Chiloscyllium plagiosum isolate BGI_BamShark_2017 chromosome 44, ASM401019v2, whole genome shotgun sequence:
actatactgtggcgctcggctcttctttgtctatTCTTAGGAACAGACACTGCCACTCGAGTTTGCAGTACATTGAATACAACtgggtgattgggtcctgatcaagacctggaaagataccaaactgcacccGAGCTGGAAGGGaccattcctaaccctcctgactactgagacagctattcggactgctgagaaagggtggagtcatcacactcacGTTAAAGGTCCTGTGAACGCCCCATTGGTGGAGTGGCATCCTCATCCTACAGAAAGTTAAgctgagaaagaaagaatgaactgAGACAAAAGACTCTTGTAACATTTGCTGATATATAATTAATATATACTGTTAAAGGTCCTGTGAACGCCCCAAAGGCGGAGTGGCACGTTCATCCTACAGACAACCGTCTGAAAGTTAAgctgagaaagaaagaatgaactgAGACAAAAGACTCTTGTAACATTTGCTGATATATAATTAATATATACTCACCTCTCCCTGACACCTAAAAGGTTAAGACAGGACGGTAGGCAGGGTTCAGAGATGGGTAGATACTGGTATAGTATTGTAATGTTAGTAATACTAACTATTCAAGGAAATGCGAAAAATTACTTCAATACGCTGTGCCAGAATTATGCTAAACAAGAGGGACTTGCCgactgttgggtctgtgcagaggTCCCACCCCATGGCGAATCTGGAATCCCCACCTCGGTAATATTGCTCACTAAAAAAAAAAATACGATGTACAATAATTTGATGTGGGTTCAAATAATACAAAGTGCAGATCTGAAAGGAGCAAATATAACTTTGCGGGATGGTTCCCAAGGCCAGCCCCGAAAAATCAGAGCGCTATTGATAGTCTTAGAATTTCCCCACCGAAAGGAGCAGTGAATACCACcggtttctgtaatcagaatgatgcTACACCTTTCCAACTgggaaaatcatcttgtgtccACACCAGTCAAGCCACTGTCACGACCACTCCTCGAATATTAAATGGAACATATTGGTTATGCGGTctgaaggcctatccatttattcccgggGAAAAATATGTTCGTGTGATCGAATGTGTCATGTTATGAAGTTGACAAAAGGTTGGAGTGGCTGCTATTACCTCGCTTATATAGTCCCTCACCTCCGAATAGAAAAGCATGAGCCCAACCTGAGAAAGGAGGGGGGTTTAAGACATAAGACCCAAGAGGTCTCTGAAGGAGACCGTCTACTGTGGACACTCCTCCCAAACTACGGCACTACAAGGGCAGGGGTAGTAATACAGAAACTGGCGGCTGCctttgaaaatttaattaatgatacCACCAGCGCAATGGGGGAAACTCAATCCCAAATATCGGCCATAACCACTGAAATGATTGCCACGAGACTAACAGCTTTACAAAATCGAATGGCTTTAGACTATTTTTTGGTCGAAAAAGGGGGAGCTTGTGCTCTGATTGGTAAAGAATGTTGCACCTTCATCCCAGACACTTCTTCcatagtggaagataaggcagaaatagtaaagactatccatttattcccgggGAAAAATATGTTCGTGTGATCGAATGTGTCATGTTATGAAGTTGACGAAAGGTTGGAGTGGCTGCTGTTACCTCGCTTATATAGTCCCTCACCTCCGAATAGAAAAGCATGAGCCCAACCTGAGAAAGGAAGGGGGGTTTAAGACATAAGACCCGAGAGGTCTCAGAAGGAGACCGTCTGCTGTGGACACTCCTCCCAAACTACGGCACTACAAGGGCAGGGGTGAAAATACAGAAACTGGTGGCTgcccttgaaaatttaattaatgatacCACCGGTGCGATGGGAGAAACTCAATCTCAAATATCGGCCATAACCACCGAAATGATTGCCACAAGACTAACAGCTTTACAAAATCGAATGGCTTTAGACTATTTTTTGGTCGAAAAAGGGGGAACCTGTGCTCTGATTGGTAAAGAATGTTGCACCTTCATCCCAGACACTTCTTCCATAGTGGAAAATAAggcagaaatagtaaagaaaaagataagcaATATAAGAGAAATTGGAGATGAAGTCTGAAAAgattggggatggggatggggatggggatgggggatggggatggggtaaCTGGAGATTGACCAGGTGGGAAAATGGTTAGTGAATTTAGGCATTTATGTGCTACTAATAATTGTAGGTTTACCGATGGGGATTAATGTGTTAAAATGGATAATGACTAAGCTGGTAATGTCTTTGGGAGGACAACAGTCAATAATGGTACAAACTTAGAAGGACAGAAATGACTAGATTGTGAACCTCGACACCATAGGGTGAAAAGAGGTCAGAAAATAagattgcaaaaacaacaaatggttaagaaaagaaatgggggaattgttagaaatggggtaaagtgttgtttttgcagatgtaGAAAAAGCATACAGGAAAGGGGtgcagcaagagaactattaaccctgcaggtatttagggacttttcagtgtataattgtggttaattaaatactaactttggcGTGTAATTACTTTAACAAAAAGttctttttgtaaaattatgctttcagcaaaaagctgaggTAACCAAAATGCTTGAGCTAcacaaaatgatacaagttaatgaaatgtccgaggatggaatgtaccagcagaattgatacaaaatgttaaaccagatcttgacaaaataaatgtatgtgtcagcatttacagaaaggaaggttgccaacctggGGAAAGGGGAAGTAATAAGGGTGGAGTGCAACTGGGTAGTGGTCTGGTacagtaagagagattgggtaattaggagtctggagagatgacctcactcagctcaaacggtataactgtacactaagttctaatttgctcatttgcttctgcatttgatgccctttcttgcaagatcgtagaataaattgtcttgtttccagttttggtggtctcgtctaaattttattaaacttGTTTCTAACAATGCTGTTAACAGGCCCATACtcaggggaatctaattgaaataaacagaatactcaatggcctgaacgagttgatgttgggaagatgtttccattggaaggagagactaacagccgagggcacagccttggagtaaagggaagacctttcagaatggagattaggagacatttcttcagccagggagtggtgaaccgatggaattcattgccacagaaggctgtggaggccaggtaacTGAGGATATTTAACTGTAACTGAGACAAacagttcttgagtatcaaggggatcgagggttacagggagaaagcaggagaatggggttgagacacttatcagccacgattgaatggtacAGGCAGACTAGATGGGGTGAATGGCTTAATTTTTGCTCctatggataagtacatgaataggaaaggttcagagatatatagctgaaaatgtgttgctggaaaagcgcagcaggtcaggcagcatccaaggaacaggagaatcgacgtttcgggcataagtcgattctcctgttccttggatgctgcctgacctgctgcgcttttccagcaacacattttcagctctgatctccagcatctgcagacctcactttctcctcagagatatATAGGCCAAAcaaggtaggactagtttagtttgtgaatataGTTAGCATGAAATcaagtatctgtttctgtgctgtacgattcTGTAACTGTTCTTAAAACCATTTTTTCTGTTCCCTCATAACCATCAACTTCAttgttgttcaaaaatcagatgaactcagccttgaatatattcaatgaccccctaaCCGCTGGAAGGCCCCACTCCActtcagaactcaattcctcttgctaatacACCACTTGCCTTGTTTCTTACTTTctgcacctgtctgacaactggcattgactggaGTAGAAGGACACTGAAACCTCTTTGTACATCCacataacattcctgatgaacggctcatgtccaaaacatcgactctcctggtcctcggatgctttctgacctgctgttcttttccaggaccacacttgtcaactctgatctccagcatctgcactcctcactttctccatatcccaaCATAACACCATTAAGACAATgcacctcctttctgctttttatcCCCCACAGCAAAGGCTATATTACCACATTTGCCATTTGtttgccaattgagacacagaTCTGGACCAACATTTCTAGACAAAAGTGAGTCCTGCAGATGCcgaagattagagtcgagagtgtggtgctggaaaagcacgcaggtcaggctgcatccgaggagcaggaaaattcctgatgaaggacttttgcccgaaacgtcgattttcctgctcctccgatgctgcctgacctgctatgcttttccagcaccacactctcgaccaatATTGCTACACTCTGTCCCCTCCCTGAattcactccctttcctttcagttgttGCAAGtcaacaatgaaaaaaaaagtggaatagGTGGCGAGAAAAGAGAGTGCCGTACTCACAGTTGTTGGACAGAGGAAGAAAGTTGCAGTTTGAGGtaaagctcaatcttcattcagagagacaggagcagcagcaggggCTTCAGAAGCTCATTgtccaacttccgcattcagacaatagCGGTgttctgattggcaggaggacaaGACACCTTCCCGTCCTCCCGAGTTCTCTATTGGTCCATCAAAAGTAGGTCATGAATCGTTTGTGTGTACAACCAGGAGCATGCACAGTCTTTTGCTGACACCAGCCGACATGCGCAGTGCTTGCTGACACCGAGGGACATGCGCATTATGCTCTTCAGAGATGCTCACGTTACTGACAGATTTGAAGTGTCCAAATGCCAAtcggaggaaaaaaaaagtagaacCACAATTTTTTCCCCCCTGTGGCTTTTGCATTTTGGCTGGCTGCTCAACTTTTGTATTTCTTTTCCCTCGGTTAGGGGAGTCacaaactggagggcataggtttaggttgagtgGGGAAAGATGAGGGACCAAAGGATGAGAAAAAACGTGTGACATTTAATTTGCGTCAAGAAAtgccagaactagaagacattaGTTTTGGGTGATtggggaaaggttgaaaagggacctaaggggtaacttgtttcacgcagaggatggtaaatgtattgaatgagctaccggagtggaggctggtacaattacaacttttaaaaggcatctggatgggtgtatgaataggaaggtttaaaggggtttgggccaagtgttggcaaataggagtagattaatttaggatatctgatcggcacagaccaaactgtttcattccatgctccatgactctatttcTTCATAGTCAGAACCAATTTGACAATATTAGAATGGGCAACTCACCCCTTACAGCCTGTCTTCAACTGTGGCCAGACTGCACATTTTTCAACGCAAGTTTCAGAAAGATgcctgcagctttttttttaaaatagaattgaaCATGCTTCAATGTTGTTTCTGAGGAGCTATTCTCAATGTTAAAGATCAGCCATTTCTCGTGCACCCCCATCTCCCAGGTAGAGTCATCAccatctgtctctctcctctTAGAAGGGCTTGATACAGCCATCAAAGAAGGATGGAGGTATGAGAAATAACAGGTGGTGGGGGAAAGAGAATggttgaggtgggggggggaaaagaggagcTGAGAGTGGGTgtcaagagagagaaaatggacagggagacagaaagagaatgGACGGAGTGCAGTGACACTAcaaatcccaccttccccagcacCACAGTAATCATTTCTCAATATACAAATGGCTAAAGCAGTAGAATCACATAATCCCTACAGGCCATtcacctccaaacagcatcccaccagaccaACCCACTTACCATACAACCCTGCAGTTCCCCATGGCTTACGCACCCGAAaatgcacatccctagacaacTCAGCACAGCtgatccaccctaaactgcagacctttggactgtgggaggaaaccggagcacccagaggaaacccatgcaaacacaaggGGGACAATGTACtaaagtcacctgaggctggaatcaaacccagcactgtgaggcaacagtactcaccactgagccactgtgccacccagagcTTTGATGTTCTGCTTTGTCTTCATAGCTTCTGACTTCTCATGCGCCCTCAGCAGAGGCTCTCTCCTCCTGAGATTTGTGGACCACACCCACTGCAGCCTCCTTTTCCCATTTCTCCTGCCCTGAGCACGTCAGTTCCTGAACCTGGCGCCAGACAGACACCGATACCATCTGGCCTCCTGCTGTTAGCTGCAGAGAAAGAAGACAATCACCTGTCATTATTCTGCCCCTTCCTCCCAGCGCCCCCCCCGCCAACGTTGTTCTTCCTCCCACCACTCAGCCAGTTAGCTCCTCCCCCTGCTGCCCAATCTCAGATCCCCTTTACTTGTGTGATTCACACTCACACCCTTCTGACCCCATCCACTGACCCAATCCAGAGGGGAATGACCATCTCCTGCAATAAAGTGTCCGGTTAACTTTCCCCGTGACGTGTCTGCAGCCTGGCTTCCAACTCCATCTCTCTGAGCCAAAGGTCTTCCAGTGTGTGTTTACCCTGAATCACAGCATCCAAAacctcccaccttctgcaaagTGAAAGACAAGTCTCACCCTGCCCTCTTCAAtgtgtgtagattagattagattccctacagtatggaaactggccctttggcccaaaatgtccacactgatcctccaaagagtaaaccacccagacccgttcccctaccttatatttacccctgactaatgcaccaaacactatgtggaatttagcatggccaattcacctgacctgcacatcttttggattgtgggaggagactggagcacctggaggaaacccacgcagatattagattagattagattacttacagtgtggaaacaggcccttcggcccaacaagtccacaccgacccgccgaagcgcaacccacccatacccctacatttaccccttacctaacactacgggcaatttagcatggccaattcacctgacctgcacatctttggactgtgggaggaaaccggagcacccggaggaaacccacgcagacacggggagaatgtgcaaactccacacagtcagtcgcctgaggcgggtattgaacccgggtctctggcgctgtgaggcagcagtgctaaccactgtgccaccgtgccgcccacatgcggagaatgtgaaaattccacatagacagttgcccgaggcaggaatcgaacctggatccctggtcctgtgaggcagcactgctgaccactgagctaccatgccacccaataaCTACTTAATTGTTTCTATTGGTCAAGCAGAGGCAATAACCAAGTTTGGAACCCACGAGGGTGGTctcaatcgggaccttgggtGATCACACTACACTTAACAACTGCCTCTCACTTCCACACGCATACATACACACCcagtcacacagaccctctctcatacacatgctctctctgaCACACCCCCTACACTCAAATCCatgcatacactctctcacaggttAATACTCCAGTGCATCGACACACTTTATCAAGCATGCACATAcaaacactcactcactctctcatgcgtgcgcgcacacacacacccacacacacacacacacacccccctatacggtgaatttgcatttgcagaatcatttgcaaatacattgtgctttttgagcaaaatacaatctgcaggcagtcaatctatgtaatattgtataaattcctactttggaaatagaacaagtGTGACTCaggactgggatacagacagacttgaacctcacacctttcttgcattgtctgagctgagatgtcacctatttttataaaatcttaagtcatcgggagaatgtgacttaaaagtagttctgggatatacatgttaatgaatcgaaacctgcaacccattctaaaagaagaaAGACTGAACTGCAACTGGACTTGTTCAGGAAATCTTATcaactgcatgacactgtaatgttttgcgataaattctatgtcttatgatcctgctcaaCAGCTACGCGATGAACGagtagcgcttccaaataaatctgttgggactataacctggagttgtgtagattttaactttatccacctcagtccaacaccggcacctccacatcatttctaattaacacagcccacacctcctggcgctgccagtaaactttacaatacCGATAAAACGACACAGTACCCGCACTCctgaaatatttgcaatttcCAACGATActagctactcattcactgctccatctgatacacgacattggaaacttagtgcaggaggctgaaagaaatcaacaggtttaaaacaaaaaccatttGAAGCTCAAAGCcttcaatgagagtctgagcctggcggtaagttcaggtaaccctttattgtgacccaactttgttacagcttcagatttcCCCCCCAGCAAAAAGGCATAGAAAaagtagctttttttaaaaaaaaacagctcaaGGTCAAAGCGCACACACTCCCCTCCTTAACCTGtaggaagtattgcctcactcagcaatttcaacgtATACTCTGTATCTAAGTAGGTTTCTCCCTACTCATTTgctggggagagggaggggccCAGTGGAGGAGAGAACAGGGGGATGGGGGGGCAGTGTAGAGTCAACCACAGGCTAGACAGagtaaaggatgcagctgggacgactgagtgaatcctttccacaacagcagtttccttccctaaaaatgATGTGAATGTATCAGAATGCAGTATTATTAGATATAGGGCTCTTGTGAGCAGGTTACAAAAGACTTATGAATGAGTAAATAGAAAGTGTTTGTGAGTAGGTTAGTAAAGAGACCTATAATACAATATCTCACACCATGTTATCGTCCTGGCAGTCTCATGGGGAAGGGAGAAACCAGAGCCAATCTTTACACATGGTAGATTTCTTCACAGAGTCAAACATGACATGTATACACCTCCCGACTCCATTGCGTATTCCAAATCAGTAAGTGTGTCTTAAACAGATGCTCAACTCACCAGTGAATGTGTGCCCTCTTAAATACTCATAGAATTCACATCCACAAAGAATCCAAACGTTCTCTACTCGGTGTGACTGGATTGGTGTCTGAACAGATGGGATGACTGACTGAATGCCTTCCCACAGACAGAGCAGCTGAATGGTCTCTCCTTGGTGTGGACAGGCTGGTGTCTCCGCAGGGAAGACCAATcaatgaatcccttcccacacactgagcaggtgaacggtctctccccggtgtggacccgctggtgacTCTGCAGGTTGGAGGACTGAATGAATGCTTTCCcacacacggagcaggtgaacggtctctccccagtgtggacccgctggtggctCTGCAGGTTGGAGGATTGAACAAACGCCTTCCCGCAGatggagcaggtgaacggcctctccccagtgtggacccgctggtgtcTCTGCAGGTTGGAGGACTGAACAAACCCCCTCCCGCAGACAGAGCATGTGAACGGCTTCTCCatggtgtggacccgctggtgggtcaccAGGGTGGATGAATGAGTAAACCTCTTCCCGCACATGGAGCAggtaaatggcctctccccggtgtggacccgctcgTGGATCACCAGGGCAGATGAATGGGTGAACCCCttctcacacacagagcaggtgaacggcttcTCCCCGGTATGGACCTGCTGGTGGGTCACCAGGGCGGATGTATGggtgaaccccttcccacacacggagcacgtgaacggtctctccccagtgtgacagCGACGATGGCTTTCAAGCAAGGACGGGAATTTGAATTCCTTCCCgcagtccccacatttccacggtttctccattaCGTGGGAATCCCTGCCGCTCCCCAGCTTCGACAATCCGTTGAAAATCCACACACATGGAACATGTTCTGTCTCTCGCTGCTGTGAATGGGGTGTTGCTACTTCAGGCTGCGTAGCCAGTTAAAGGTCTTCCCACAGTCAGTTCACTGGGGACACTCTCATTGAGGTCTGCGTTCTTCAGTCTCACTGAGGTTTGAAACCTTTCAAACAGACAGGacagaagagaaataaaaaatccTGTGAGATTCAAAGGCTGATGATATTCCCATGCCAATGAAATTGTTGTCTATATCATATCTTATTTTGAGATTTCTGGCTGCAATTCCTTCCTTTCTCATATTGTGAAAAAAGAGATTACATGAGCCATCACTGTCTACACAGAATAGAAATTCCAAACAGACAATTCTGGTTCCTGTGGAATATTCTTTCTTCTCTCCTTTCCCCTCAAAATGTCAATCTCAATGCCACAATCTCCCTCCAGTCTCACTCTGCTGGAGGTGAGGGTAGACTTAACAAAATCTATTGGGCAATCttttttacaaagagggtggttcacatacaaaatgaacttcctgaggaagaagtggatgtggagacaatttcaacgtttaaaagacatttggatggggaaGTGATTAAGAAAGGATTGTtgggatattggccaggagcaggcaggtggggacgAGTTAGTTTAGGATCaaattcagcatggactggttggattaaaGTGTCTGTCTTCATGCTATATAACTATGACTCTACAAGTGTACAGCCAAGTAGCTAGTGATAATATGCCATCCTGGAAAATGCTAACCGTCTCCTGGCGAAGCCCATCCCCAAATTAACAACAAATTAGCCAAACAAATAAATTTACCAAGTTAAGGAAGCAAAGCCTGTCAATGTTCTCAACAGAGACCAAGTTAACCTTCCCAGAGTCTGCCCCCTCCCTGGTTTCATTTCCTTTCAGTTCATGAAACTGAGAAGTTTAACCCCAGAAtggaaaaggaaatcaaaaaggggcCGAGAAAAGAGAGTGCCGTACTCACAGATGCTGAACAGAAGAAAGAAGTTGCAGTCTGAGATGAAGATCAATCTTCATTCGGAGTGAAGCAGCAGCAACTTCAGAAGCTCATGgtccaacttccgcattcaga
Protein-coding regions in this window:
- the LOC122543533 gene encoding zinc finger protein 239-like, giving the protein MEKPWKCGDCGKEFKFPSLLESHRRCHTGERPFTCSVCGKGFTHTSALVTHQQVHTGEKPFTCSVCEKGFTHSSALVIHERVHTGERPFTCSMCGKRFTHSSTLVTHQRVHTMEKPFTCSVCGRGFVQSSNLQRHQRVHTGERPFTCSICGKAFVQSSNLQSHQRVHTGERPFTCSVCGKAFIQSSNLQSHQRVHTGERPFTCSVCGKGFIDWSSLRRHQPVHTKERPFSCSVCGKAFSQSSHLFRHQSSHTE